Proteins encoded by one window of Clostridiales bacterium:
- a CDS encoding radical SAM protein: MKESSKLSFNSLVFEITRKCNLKCEHCVRGATQNITITKSIIDKVLDSVGFCKTIYLTGGEPFLEIDLIEYLVDKIIEKDITILSFLCVTNGTILNDRIVNLFEKINLHCRKKINNFEMLLGENIEKDNSIVAISISCDPFHKKADYKKALNFYKDKLKHTDILVELHDKEKWDIIDNGEIALSYDGRMEENFEKLGKPPCVCNSSRHRIEYEDDELKVIKCPIEIHANGNIGISTMESYKNADKNKIGNIFVNTLNDIIAKNIETEPFSCAECYRQLDYKRYMLEVGVIQPITKIEKFQSKRAYEFMEKDRNIRLQLKKAFPEVPMKDITEGVLMYMNYILKGQYIKALNDIYPDYSYTREQEKDVYKTIKTFMRLNKIKNVLDKIQVNYVSK; encoded by the coding sequence TTGAAAGAAAGTAGTAAATTATCATTTAATAGCTTAGTATTTGAAATAACAAGAAAGTGTAATTTAAAATGCGAACATTGTGTAAGAGGTGCAACACAAAACATTACTATTACAAAAAGTATAATTGATAAAGTTTTAGATTCAGTTGGTTTTTGTAAAACAATATATTTAACTGGTGGCGAGCCATTTTTAGAAATAGATCTTATTGAATATTTAGTTGATAAAATTATTGAAAAAGATATTACAATATTAAGTTTTTTATGTGTTACAAATGGAACAATATTAAATGATCGGATAGTAAATTTGTTTGAAAAAATAAATTTACACTGTAGAAAAAAAATTAATAATTTTGAAATGTTATTAGGAGAAAATATAGAAAAAGATAACTCAATAGTAGCAATTTCAATAAGCTGTGATCCATTCCATAAAAAAGCTGACTATAAAAAGGCTTTAAATTTTTATAAAGATAAATTAAAACATACTGATATATTAGTGGAACTACATGATAAGGAAAAATGGGATATTATTGATAATGGAGAAATTGCACTTTCCTATGATGGAAGAATGGAAGAAAACTTTGAAAAATTAGGTAAGCCCCCATGTGTATGTAATAGTAGTAGGCATAGAATCGAGTATGAAGATGATGAACTTAAAGTAATAAAATGCCCTATTGAGATTCATGCAAATGGAAATATAGGTATTTCAACAATGGAATCCTATAAAAATGCAGATAAAAATAAGATTGGCAATATATTTGTTAACACATTAAACGATATAATAGCAAAGAATATAGAAACAGAACCGTTTTCATGTGCAGAATGTTATAGGCAGCTTGATTATAAAAGATATATGCTAGAGGTAGGGGTGATTCAACCGATAACAAAAATTGAAAAATTTCAGTCAAAACGAGCATATGAGTTTATGGAAAAAGATAGAAATATTAGATTACAATTAAAAAAAGCATTTCCAGAAGTACCGATGAAAGATATTACAGAAGGCGTACTAATGTATATGAATTATATTTTAAAAGGACAATATATAAAGGCATTAAATGACATATATCCAGACTATTCATATACCAGAGAACAGGAAAAAGACGTGTATAAAACTATTAAGACTTTTATGAGATTAAATAAGATAAAAAATGTACTTGATAAAATTCAAGTGAATTATGTAAGTAAATAA
- a CDS encoding recombinase family protein, whose product MQQKTQRQIDNIKSFDTDVIIYEEKQSGKDIENRAVFRKLLDKVKSGDTIIFDEVSRMSRNADEGYNLYMKLMQQNISLVFLKERHIDTDEYKRRTQKHIEKVSSSNEKMDNLINGILDLVTDFERENLKDNIRLAFQQAEHERLFLIKRVTEGKSRSEKPQGRPEGSHNIKTDKADHIKKVIREQSKDFDGKFSDAKIMKEYLQGIARNTYYKYKKELVTELNV is encoded by the coding sequence ATGCAACAGAAAACCCAAAGACAGATTGACAATATTAAATCTTTTGATACAGATGTTATTATCTATGAAGAAAAGCAATCAGGTAAGGATATAGAAAATCGTGCGGTCTTTAGAAAACTATTGGATAAAGTAAAATCAGGTGATACAATCATATTTGATGAAGTATCCAGAATGAGCCGTAACGCTGATGAAGGATATAATCTATATATGAAACTCATGCAACAGAATATAAGCCTTGTATTCCTAAAAGAGAGACATATTGATACAGACGAATACAAACGCCGGACACAAAAGCATATTGAAAAAGTATCGTCCAGTAATGAAAAAATGGATAATCTTATAAATGGCATTCTTGATCTAGTTACGGACTTTGAGAGAGAAAACCTAAAAGACAATATAAGACTAGCATTTCAGCAAGCGGAGCATGAACGGCTATTCTTAATTAAAAGAGTAACAGAAGGGAAGTCTAGGAGTGAAAAGCCACAGGGAAGACCAGAAGGGAGTCACAATATAAAGACTGATAAAGCGGATCACATCAAGAAAGTTATTCGGGAACAATCTAAAGATTTTGACGGGAAGTTTTCGGATGCTAAAATCATGAAGGAATATTTGCAAGGCATAGCAAGGAACACCTACTATAAATATAAAAAGGAGCTTGTTACAGAATTGAATGTGTAG
- a CDS encoding helix-turn-helix domain-containing protein translates to MNILTTEDLQSILKLSDKQARALMRTKGFPSCRIGREYRVTESALQQWLDNTKSVKLDYTKC, encoded by the coding sequence ATGAATATATTAACCACAGAAGATTTACAGAGCATATTAAAATTATCTGATAAACAGGCTAGAGCATTGATGCGAACTAAAGGCTTCCCATCATGCAGGATCGGCAGAGAATACCGTGTAACAGAATCAGCGTTGCAACAGTGGCTTGATAATACAAAGTCCGTCAAATTAGATTATACAAAATGTTAG